TGACCACTCAGATTCTTCAACAGGTTGCTCATAGCATATCATCTCACGTTTCGCAACGGAACCGTTAGAGACCGTATCTCTTCCCAAACCACTCGTTGCTTCTTCATCCACACTCAACTTGGAAAGAGGCTGATCACCATGTAGTTTCTCAATCACCACGGGTTCAGACATAAGGATACCTAATAAACAACATGAGAGTAGAAAGTACATCCCAGGGCAACAATACATCAAAAAGAATCAAACTTTGAACATAACTGAATCAATCACCTTGGTTCACAGCAGCGGGAGCAGAATGTACATCGGAAACAGAAGAGTCATCCTCTGTATTCTCCGGTACACCAGCAGCAGCAGCCAGGAAGCTGCTTTCCACATCACTCAAAACAAGATCAGCTTCCTCCCAGAAACCAATCTCATCAGCTGCATCACACCTCACCTCAACATCATCCACCCATTTGAAGAATCCACAAGCCCCAAAACCCTAAAAACACTAACTTTCTTAAAACCATACACTCTTTTAAAAGTTGGTTATCGATCAAATCAAAACCTTTTTGACGCCGCATTGCAAGTAAGCTCGTCCAGAATCAGCTACGACTCTCCGGCAAGGTCCAGAACCGCAGGGGCAATCGGGGATGGTGAAGGCGGGGCGGAATCTGATATCTTCGTCGGTTGCTTTGTCACACCACTTGAAGAAGGTGCACTTCTGAGCCTGAGAGAGACATTCAAATCGTTAGCGAGAGAATTCAATTCGCGTTTGATTCGATGGAATCGTGAAAGAAGTACGAACAGCAGGGCATTTGTAGAATCTCCTTCCGGGATTCTCTTTAGTGTTCGAGAGCTTGGTTTCGCAGAGACCTCCGCCGCAAGGGCAGTGGATCGACGGTGGAGGAGGATCGTCATCGGCTTTCGATTTGAGAGGGCAATCGCTGATCCAGTGGCCGGTTTGACGGCATCGGAAGCAGTTGCCGGTTTGCATCCCGTCGTCGTCACGCTCTCGGAGACATCCAACCTCCGTCTCATTCTCAATGATGTTGTTATGGGCCTTAAGCTTATTGTAATTGGT
The DNA window shown above is from Brassica oleracea var. oleracea cultivar TO1000 chromosome C3, BOL, whole genome shotgun sequence and carries:
- the LOC106331551 gene encoding uncharacterized protein LOC106331551 gives rise to the protein MQTGNCFRCRQTGHWISDCPLKSKADDDPPPPSIHCPCGGGLCETKLSNTKENPGRRFYKCPAAQKCTFFKWCDKATDEDIRFRPAFTIPDCPCGSGPCRRVVADSGRAYLQCGVKKGFGACGFFKWVDDVEVRCDAADEIGFWEEADLVLSDVESSFLAAAAGVPENTEDDSSVSDVHSAPAAVNQGILMSEPVVIEKLHGDQPLSKLSVDEEATSGLGRDTVSNGSVAKREMICYEQPVEESEWSFPDLDDLMEQYNSEKLQLESVSAKHVQVLSEFMSSYSRLRLLHEKTGNLRKLLLETEKEMASCEAKALELGASCREVAGEMAEAQNRMQVMAAILGDEVELLKQKEFVGRKRRRC